Proteins found in one Zea mays cultivar B73 chromosome 1, Zm-B73-REFERENCE-NAM-5.0, whole genome shotgun sequence genomic segment:
- the LOC109943761 gene encoding uncharacterized protein, producing the protein MCHHWQVVQTTWKYGAVVSHLLQTLPAANDLCAAMANSAAPGGMRPFLQAVSAVLVEARTSLRVAQMEGSSLNPRRRQTPPRCCRAPPWSGSASWAGSLRTSNPA; encoded by the coding sequence ATGTGCCACCATTGGCAGGTAGTCCAAACTACGTGGAAGTATGGGGCCGTGGTATCTCATCTGCTCCAGACGCTCCCCGCCGCCAACGATCTGTGTGCTGCCATGGCTAACTCAGCGGCACCTGGTGGAATGAGGCCGTTCCTGCAGGCCGTGTCTGCAGTCCTCGTGGAGGCGCGGACGTCGCTCCGTGTCGCTCAGATGGAGGGCAGTAGCCTGAATCCGCGTCGGCGTCAAACTCCGCCGCGGTGTTGCCGAGCGCCGCCGTGGTCGGGTTCTGCATCGTGGGCAGGCTCCCTCCGTACCTCAAATCCCG